One part of the Aestuariirhabdus haliotis genome encodes these proteins:
- a CDS encoding DUF1302 domain-containing protein, with protein sequence MTAAVLSTQAQAVSFELMDGEIEGTFDSNISYGITWAASNPDKDYIGANNGGAGLSQTTDDNHLNYKKGQRVSEVVKGIHDLELTYGDSGVFVRGKYWYDFEQRRDTEFKNISDKGRRSLAQTKGAEFLDYYAWHNYEFLEQPGSVRLGNQVVSWGESTFIQNSINSINPVDVSAFRKPGAEIKEGLMPVPMLYVQQGITDNLSFEAFYQFEWEPTTLDNCGTFFSGPDVAAQGCNDNLTVLAPLTDADVAALNAGIAATAGGLGLTGDYSISGGAEGTIVPRVKNDEPSDSGQWGAALRWYVPELNDTEFGAYFIHYHSRTPVLSGVGASQDVYDIANAIGDPSGRVVIAGNSEYFMEYAEDIRLYGLSFATTLGTTAVSGEVSYRPNSPIGLNTTDVLFSGLASSAYLGGALGNVSLINGSPGETVHGYVRKEVTQAQLTAIHFFDQVMGASRLSLVGEVGANWVGGLDDSSDLRYGRDPVFGTGPLNGFLAPGVSTCDGLATSLSGGQNNYCEDEGFVTDFSWGYRARATWEYNDVFAGINLKPSLAWQHDVDGFSPNTNFLEDRKAVSVALRADYLNTYNASVSFTDFFDGKYNTTQDRDFFAASVGMTF encoded by the coding sequence GTGACTGCAGCGGTGCTGTCGACCCAGGCCCAAGCAGTTAGTTTTGAACTGATGGATGGCGAGATCGAAGGTACCTTCGACTCCAATATTTCTTACGGTATTACTTGGGCGGCGTCCAATCCGGATAAGGATTATATCGGTGCCAACAATGGTGGTGCGGGTCTGTCGCAAACCACTGACGATAACCACCTGAACTATAAAAAGGGCCAGCGTGTATCCGAGGTGGTCAAGGGTATTCATGATCTGGAGCTAACCTACGGCGACAGCGGTGTTTTTGTTCGAGGCAAATATTGGTATGACTTTGAGCAGCGTCGCGATACCGAATTTAAAAATATCAGCGACAAGGGCCGTCGCAGCCTGGCGCAAACCAAAGGTGCCGAATTCCTGGATTATTATGCATGGCACAACTATGAGTTTTTAGAGCAGCCCGGTAGTGTGCGCTTGGGTAATCAGGTGGTTAGCTGGGGTGAATCAACTTTTATTCAAAACTCTATCAATAGTATCAACCCTGTCGATGTTTCGGCCTTCCGTAAGCCCGGCGCCGAAATCAAGGAAGGGTTGATGCCCGTACCTATGCTCTATGTGCAGCAGGGAATTACCGATAACCTGAGTTTTGAAGCCTTTTATCAGTTTGAATGGGAACCCACCACGCTGGACAACTGTGGTACTTTCTTCTCTGGGCCCGATGTGGCGGCCCAAGGCTGTAATGATAATTTAACAGTACTAGCGCCATTAACAGATGCTGATGTTGCTGCTCTTAATGCGGGTATTGCAGCTACTGCCGGTGGTTTAGGATTAACGGGTGATTACAGCATTAGTGGTGGTGCCGAAGGTACAATCGTTCCTAGAGTTAAAAACGATGAACCCAGTGACAGTGGGCAATGGGGAGCCGCTCTTCGTTGGTATGTGCCGGAATTAAACGATACCGAGTTTGGTGCCTACTTTATTCACTATCATAGTCGCACTCCTGTGCTTAGTGGTGTCGGAGCAAGTCAGGATGTTTATGATATAGCCAATGCGATTGGTGATCCTAGCGGTAGGGTAGTTATTGCGGGTAATTCAGAATATTTCATGGAGTACGCAGAGGATATTCGCCTCTATGGGTTGAGTTTTGCGACAACGTTGGGAACTACTGCTGTTAGTGGTGAGGTGAGTTATCGCCCTAATTCCCCTATAGGCTTAAATACTACAGATGTTCTTTTCTCTGGGCTTGCTTCTAGCGCTTATCTTGGTGGTGCTTTGGGGAACGTTTCCTTAATAAATGGTAGTCCAGGTGAAACAGTGCATGGCTATGTGCGTAAAGAGGTGACTCAAGCTCAGTTAACAGCGATCCACTTCTTCGATCAGGTGATGGGCGCTAGCCGGTTATCGCTAGTTGGTGAAGTGGGTGCGAATTGGGTTGGTGGTTTAGATGATTCAAGTGACCTGCGTTATGGTCGAGATCCGGTCTTTGGAACAGGACCTTTGAATGGCTTTCTGGCACCAGGAGTTAGTACTTGTGATGGCTTGGCAACTAGCCTGAGTGGCGGACAAAACAACTACTGTGAAGATGAAGGTTTTGTAACCGATTTTTCCTGGGGTTATCGTGCTCGTGCAACTTGGGAATATAACGATGTTTTTGCTGGTATTAACCTGAAGCCTTCCCTGGCTTGGCAGCACGATGTTGATGGTTTTTCCCCTAACACCAACTTCCTCGAGGATCGTAAAGCGGTCTCTGTTGCCTTACGTGCGGATTACCTGAACACCTATAACGCCAGTGTTTCCTTTACCGATTTCTTCGATGGCAAGTACAACACAACTCAGGATCGTGACTTCTTCGCGGCCAGTGTTGGTATGACCTTCTAA
- a CDS encoding acetyl-CoA C-acyltransferase, whose translation MSDDCVVIVSGARTPMGGFQGSLASVSAPELGSIAIAEAVSRAGVDANDVQEVIMGCVLPAGLKQGPARQASLKAGLPEATGCTTINKLCGSGMKATMLAHDLIKAGTNNIMVAGGMESMSNAPYVLPKVRDGLRMGHGEVKDHMFLDGLEDAETGRLMGSFAQEVADRYSITREEMDAFAIESLQRAQRAIDAGDLKAEIVPVTVKSRKTETVVADDEQPHNANIGKIPQLRPAFAKDGSITAANSSSISDGASALVLMLESEAKQRGLKPLARIVGHSTHSQHPSEFTIAPVGAMEKLFTKTGWSKADVDLFEINEAFAMVTMLAMREHGLDHSKVNVNGGACAQGHPVGSTGSRIIISLIYALKQQGKKRGVASLCIGGGEATAMAIELV comes from the coding sequence ATGTCAGATGATTGCGTAGTCATTGTCAGCGGGGCACGTACCCCTATGGGTGGTTTTCAGGGCAGTTTGGCGAGCGTCAGCGCACCAGAATTGGGCTCTATCGCGATTGCCGAGGCGGTCAGCCGCGCCGGAGTTGATGCCAACGATGTACAGGAAGTGATTATGGGTTGCGTGCTACCGGCCGGCCTGAAGCAGGGCCCCGCCCGACAGGCATCTTTGAAGGCTGGTCTACCCGAAGCAACCGGCTGCACCACCATCAACAAGCTTTGCGGTTCGGGCATGAAAGCCACCATGCTGGCTCACGACCTGATCAAAGCGGGCACGAACAACATTATGGTCGCTGGCGGCATGGAGAGCATGAGCAATGCACCCTACGTACTACCCAAGGTTCGCGATGGTTTGCGTATGGGCCACGGCGAGGTCAAAGACCATATGTTCCTGGATGGCCTGGAGGACGCCGAAACAGGTCGCTTGATGGGCTCCTTCGCCCAGGAAGTAGCTGACCGTTACAGCATCACCCGGGAAGAGATGGATGCCTTTGCCATCGAGTCCCTTCAGCGAGCTCAGCGTGCCATTGATGCCGGCGACCTCAAGGCCGAGATTGTTCCCGTGACCGTAAAAAGCCGCAAAACTGAAACCGTCGTGGCTGACGACGAACAACCTCACAACGCCAATATCGGCAAAATCCCTCAGCTGCGACCCGCCTTTGCCAAAGATGGCTCCATTACCGCAGCCAATTCCAGCTCCATCTCCGACGGTGCTTCGGCGCTGGTGTTGATGCTCGAATCGGAAGCCAAGCAACGCGGCCTGAAGCCTTTGGCCCGTATCGTTGGGCACAGCACCCATTCCCAGCACCCATCAGAGTTTACCATTGCCCCGGTTGGCGCCATGGAGAAGCTGTTTACCAAAACCGGCTGGAGCAAAGCGGATGTTGATCTGTTTGAGATCAACGAAGCCTTCGCCATGGTCACCATGCTGGCAATGCGGGAACATGGGCTTGATCACAGCAAGGTTAACGTCAACGGCGGTGCTTGCGCCCAGGGCCATCCGGTGGGATCGACCGGCTCACGCATTATCATCAGCCTGATTTACGCACTGAAACAACAGGGTAAAAAGCGTGGTGTGGCCTCGTTGTGTATCGGCGGCGGAGAAGCTACCGCAATGGCCATCGAGCTCGTATAA
- a CDS encoding fatty acid--CoA ligase has protein sequence MTQTRVLEPTPSAYPYPLLIKQLLLSGRRYEAGREIVYRDQVRYDYKTLNERICRLANALKASGIGPGDVVAVMEWDSHRYLEAMFAIPMIGAIIHTINVRLSPDQIIYTVNHAEDKMILVNDEFLPLLEGMQSQFETVESYMLISDSEGASPPTGLPFVGEYEALLAQQAPHCDFPDFDENSVATTFYTTGTTGNPKGVYFTHRQLVLHTLVETATLGALGRSPLMNSDDVYMPVTPMFHVHAWGVPYVATMLGVKQVYPGRYEPDLLVDLQQREGVTYSHCVPAIIQMILGCSRAQQANFDGWKVLIGGSALNKGLALAALNKGVQLSAAYGMSETCPLLCGAYVTETLREELTDDQQIDYRIAAGIPVPLVQLEVVDAEGNVQPHDGESVGEIVARAPWLTQGYFKEPEKSEELWANGWLHTGDVATIDELGTVRIRDRIKDVIKTGGEWISSLDLEGLMSLHPAISEVAVVGVPDPQWDERPFALVVVHPGEEVDAASIKDHLKRYVEEGRINKWAIPTQVAVVESIPKTSVGKLNKKQIRADYAEYLKGDGAFLSSV, from the coding sequence ATGACCCAAACCCGTGTCCTTGAGCCAACTCCCTCCGCCTATCCCTACCCCTTATTAATCAAGCAGTTGTTGCTATCCGGTCGTCGCTACGAGGCGGGGCGTGAGATTGTCTATCGTGATCAGGTGCGCTACGACTATAAAACATTGAACGAACGCATCTGCCGTCTTGCCAACGCCCTGAAGGCATCCGGTATAGGACCGGGTGATGTGGTGGCGGTGATGGAATGGGACAGCCACCGTTATCTGGAGGCGATGTTTGCTATTCCCATGATCGGCGCGATCATCCACACCATCAATGTGCGCCTGTCACCGGACCAGATTATCTACACCGTTAACCACGCCGAAGACAAGATGATTCTGGTGAATGATGAATTCCTTCCTCTGCTAGAGGGAATGCAGTCCCAGTTCGAGACCGTCGAAAGCTATATGCTGATCAGCGATAGCGAAGGCGCAAGCCCTCCAACAGGTTTGCCCTTTGTGGGTGAATACGAAGCCCTGTTGGCGCAACAAGCGCCCCATTGTGATTTCCCCGATTTTGACGAAAACAGTGTTGCCACCACCTTTTATACTACTGGCACCACCGGTAATCCCAAGGGGGTTTACTTTACCCATCGCCAACTGGTGCTTCATACCTTGGTAGAAACGGCGACCCTTGGCGCTTTAGGTCGCTCGCCACTGATGAATTCGGATGATGTCTATATGCCGGTCACGCCGATGTTTCATGTCCACGCCTGGGGGGTGCCCTATGTGGCAACCATGTTGGGTGTCAAGCAGGTTTATCCGGGGCGTTACGAGCCGGACTTGCTGGTGGATCTGCAACAGCGTGAAGGGGTGACCTATTCCCACTGCGTGCCGGCCATTATTCAGATGATCCTGGGTTGCTCCCGCGCCCAGCAAGCCAACTTCGATGGCTGGAAAGTGTTGATTGGTGGCTCGGCCCTGAATAAAGGCTTGGCCTTGGCAGCGCTCAATAAAGGCGTGCAATTATCCGCCGCCTACGGCATGTCGGAAACCTGCCCGTTGCTCTGCGGCGCCTATGTCACCGAGACATTACGTGAAGAGCTGACCGACGATCAGCAGATTGACTATCGTATCGCCGCCGGTATCCCTGTGCCCCTGGTGCAGCTGGAAGTGGTTGACGCGGAAGGCAATGTCCAACCCCATGATGGTGAGTCTGTGGGGGAGATTGTCGCCCGCGCACCCTGGCTGACTCAGGGCTACTTTAAGGAGCCGGAAAAGAGCGAAGAGCTTTGGGCCAATGGTTGGTTGCACACCGGTGACGTTGCCACTATCGATGAGTTGGGTACGGTCCGGATTCGTGACCGTATCAAGGATGTCATTAAAACCGGCGGTGAGTGGATCTCTTCTCTCGATCTGGAAGGTTTGATGAGCCTGCATCCGGCCATTTCCGAAGTGGCCGTGGTCGGAGTGCCCGATCCCCAGTGGGATGAGCGCCCCTTTGCGCTGGTGGTGGTCCATCCGGGCGAAGAGGTTGATGCGGCGAGCATCAAGGATCACCTCAAGCGCTATGTCGAGGAGGGGCGTATTAACAAATGGGCGATTCCAACCCAGGTGGCTGTGGTGGAGTCGATCCCCAAGACCAGCGTCGGCAAACTCAACAAAAAGCAGATTCGTGCCGACTATGCCGAGTACCTGAAAGGTGATGGTGCCTTCCTGTCTTCGGTGTGA